A portion of the Krasilnikovia cinnamomea genome contains these proteins:
- a CDS encoding hemerythrin domain-containing protein, which yields MPEPTTADTAVPTGPDVDVVDLLLTQHARIEEQFLLVAAATGDARQETFDDLVRLLAVHETAEEEVVHPLSRSLLDDGDPLIDDRLAEEHQAKDMLKQMLDAGADDAGFDDALLLLRHAVLSHARHEERYEFPALRAKVPADQLRALATAVRAAEALAPTRPHPGTESATANLVLGPPLAIIDRVRDAIRSATRPGS from the coding sequence GTGCCTGAGCCGACGACTGCCGACACGGCGGTCCCGACCGGTCCCGACGTCGATGTCGTGGACCTGCTGCTGACCCAGCACGCCCGGATCGAGGAGCAGTTCCTGCTGGTCGCCGCCGCCACCGGCGACGCCAGACAGGAAACATTCGACGACCTCGTCCGGCTCCTCGCGGTGCATGAAACCGCCGAGGAGGAAGTCGTCCACCCGCTCAGCCGCAGCCTCCTCGACGACGGCGACCCGCTCATCGACGACCGCCTCGCCGAGGAACACCAGGCCAAAGACATGCTCAAACAAATGCTCGACGCCGGAGCCGACGACGCCGGCTTCGACGACGCACTCCTGCTGCTGCGCCACGCCGTGTTGTCGCACGCCCGCCACGAGGAACGCTACGAGTTCCCCGCACTGCGCGCGAAAGTGCCCGCCGACCAGTTGCGCGCCCTGGCCACCGCCGTCCGGGCCGCCGAGGCGCTCGCCCCGACCCGCCCGCACCCTGGCACGGAGTCGGCCACGGCCAACCTCGTACTGGGGCCACCCCTCGCGATCATCGACCGCGTCCGCGACGCCATCCGCAGCGCCACCAGGCCCGGGTCGTGA
- a CDS encoding DUF4383 domain-containing protein, giving the protein MVTSRTRATSGALVSRLALIVGVVFLVVGIAGFIPGLTSNYDQMTFAGHHSDALLLGVFQVSVLHNIVHLLFGIAGIAMARRVDTARLYLIGGGAIYLLLWLYGLIINESSGANFLPINNADDWLHFVLGLGMIGLGLLASRRADTARQ; this is encoded by the coding sequence ATGGTGACTTCACGAACCAGGGCCACCTCCGGTGCCCTTGTCAGCCGGCTCGCGTTGATCGTCGGCGTGGTGTTCCTGGTGGTGGGCATCGCCGGGTTCATCCCCGGACTCACCAGCAACTACGACCAGATGACCTTCGCCGGTCACCACTCCGACGCTCTACTACTGGGTGTCTTCCAGGTGTCGGTGCTGCACAACATCGTGCACCTGCTGTTCGGTATCGCGGGCATCGCGATGGCCCGCCGGGTCGACACCGCGCGGCTCTACCTCATCGGAGGCGGTGCCATCTACCTGCTCCTGTGGCTGTACGGGCTGATCATCAATGAGAGCAGCGGCGCCAACTTCCTCCCGATCAACAACGCCGACGACTGGCTGCATTTCGTCCTCGGCCTCGGCATGATCGGGCTCGGCCTGCTCGCCAGCCGACGTGCTGACACAGCCCGGCAGTGA